Proteins found in one Massilia sp. H6 genomic segment:
- a CDS encoding GAF domain-containing protein yields MTAPPDDDPILTTRDAALLLGVAVSTTQLWMESGALPAWKTPGGHRRVRLSSVRQLQMQQSEETGIAPECTTEGTALEAARLAALAASGLMDTPPEEVFDRLARLAAQLTDCPIALITLLGAQRQWFKARVGTDITETPREWAFCSHALAAAVAFVVADAQDDPRFAGNPLVTGEPHVRFYAGIPLADAQGRQLGTLCVFDREPRCLREREMRALHELAAIASEEIARRTQV; encoded by the coding sequence ATGACAGCGCCACCTGACGACGATCCAATCCTGACCACACGCGACGCGGCGCTGCTGCTTGGCGTTGCCGTCAGTACTACCCAGCTGTGGATGGAAAGCGGCGCGCTGCCGGCCTGGAAAACGCCCGGCGGACATCGCCGCGTGCGCCTGAGCAGCGTGCGGCAGCTGCAGATGCAACAGAGCGAAGAAACCGGTATCGCCCCCGAATGCACTACCGAAGGCACAGCGCTGGAAGCGGCGCGGCTGGCGGCACTGGCCGCTTCCGGCTTGATGGATACGCCACCAGAAGAAGTATTCGACCGCCTGGCGCGGCTGGCCGCGCAGTTGACCGATTGCCCGATTGCGCTGATCACCCTGCTGGGCGCGCAGCGCCAGTGGTTCAAGGCGCGCGTCGGCACCGATATCACGGAAACGCCGCGTGAGTGGGCGTTTTGCAGCCATGCGCTGGCCGCGGCGGTTGCCTTCGTGGTGGCCGATGCGCAGGACGATCCGCGCTTTGCCGGCAACCCTCTGGTCACGGGCGAGCCCCATGTGCGCTTCTATGCCGGGATACCGCTGGCCGATGCCCAGGGGCGGCAGCTCGGTACCCTGTGCGTCTTCGACCGCGAACCACGTTGCCTGCGCGAGCGCGAGATGCGCGCGCTGCACGAACTGGCGGCGATCGCGTCTGAAGAGATCGCGCGCCGCACCCAGGTTTAA
- a CDS encoding ANTAR domain-containing response regulator, whose amino-acid sequence MLKALIVDSSALSRGLLNTVLIDGGYDVVAQTHTGLLGYTLAMKHRPQIVCIAREQVEDGSQVVEQLRSQLPKAMIFMVSGTLDAPTIEGAVARGVHGFVVKPFKADTVLKTIRNTVIALVKKQQATPGNPA is encoded by the coding sequence ATGCTCAAGGCTTTGATCGTGGATAGCAGCGCGCTTTCGCGTGGCTTGCTCAACACCGTGCTGATCGACGGCGGCTACGACGTGGTGGCGCAGACCCACACCGGGCTGCTCGGTTATACGCTGGCCATGAAGCACCGCCCGCAAATCGTCTGCATCGCGCGCGAGCAGGTCGAAGACGGCAGCCAGGTGGTCGAGCAATTGCGCAGCCAGCTGCCGAAAGCGATGATCTTCATGGTATCGGGCACGCTTGACGCACCCACCATCGAGGGCGCAGTCGCGCGCGGCGTGCATGGCTTCGTGGTCAAGCCGTTCAAGGCCGACACCGTCCTCAAGACGATCCGCAACACCGTGATCGCGCTCGTGAAAAAGCAGCAGGCGACACCGGGCAACCCGGCTTGA